Genomic DNA from Candidatus Poribacteria bacterium:
AAGTGTCTTTCCGTATATCCGTTCTCCAAATGTAAAGCAAAGACAAATTATACCATTTAAGGAAACCTAATTTCATTACGAACTACGGGTTTGGGTTTATCCAAGACAGCAGCCTTCAACAATACGCAGAAATCCGCAGAAACACTCTATCAAAAACCCCAAGCAAAAACACGCAGGCGGATATACGCAGAGCAACGCACTTCAAGGTTCAAACGGCCGCCGTTTCTCCGTAAGGAACACTTAAAAAATGGAAAAATTGGGTATTATTGCAGGCACAGGTGAACTACCAGTGCTATTAGCACGTGCCGCTGTTGCCCATGGACGACAACCCGTTATTATCCAAATCACCAAGTCTGATGCGCAACGCTTTGCTGGAATCGAATGCGAACTTCATACGTATGGCGTGGGCCAGATTCAAAAGATCGCCCGAACGCTTCTCAACTCAGGCGTGAAAGAGGTAGTAGTCATCGGGAAAGTCGAAAAAAACATCCTCCTTCGACCCTTTCAAATTGATACGACCACCCTTAAAATTCTCGTACAGCACCGACGCGAAAAACCTTCCGTAATCGTCAACGCAGCACTTAACCACCTCGAATCCGCTGGACTTACCATCCTCACGCAAGATCAGTACCTCCAACACCTTCTTCCACAACCGAGCGTTTTAACAACTCGACAACCGACCGCGAGCCAATGGACAGATATTGAACTCGGTATCAATATCGCTCGCCAGATAGCAAACATGGATATCGGGCAAACGGTTGTGGTTAAAAATCAGATTGTCCTTGCTATGGAAGCTATTGAGGGGACAGACGCTACCATCCAGAGGGGTGGAAACTTGGGAAAGCAGGGAATCGTTGTTGCGAAAGCCGCCGCCGAGAACCACGATTTTCGTATTGATGTACCGACGGTGGGGATGCAAACACTTAAGGTGCTGCATCAAGTTAAAGCGAGTGTTTTAGCAGTGGAAGCGCGGCGAACTTTTGTGATGGATGCTGATATGCTGATTCAACAAGCAGACCGGTGGAAGATCGCAATCATTGCGGTAGAGTCATAAAAAAAGACGGAGGGTTTGTCCGGCAAGCCTCCATAAGCTCACGCACTATAACCACCTCCGCCTTTCCAAAGACGCTATTTATGCCGCCGCGTCCATTGCGGTTGTAATCTGCTCTGTCGTCGGAAATTGTCCGGTTTCTAACTTAGAATAGAGTAGTGTTCCGTTCACAGAGACTTCAAAAGCTCCACCACTACCAGGGATCAGATCGACTGTTTTAATCGCCGCACCATATTTCTGCTTCAAGGCATCTGCCAAACTGGCTGCCCGTGGCTGGTAGTTTCAGGCGGTGCAGTATTCAATTCTCACTTCCATGGTATTATCCCTCCTCATTAATTCTGAGATTGCCTATCACGATGGATTCAATTGTCTATTTTAAAATTTTACAACAAATACGGGAAAATTGCAAGTTTTTTCGTTTCTTTACAAATTAGCGAAGATTGGCATGAATTTTGCTAAATTAGCGTAAATACTCGTTCCGTTTGCAGAAACGAATTCGTAAAATATACACGACCGCCGTGCTGAGCGCAACTCACCGATGCGAACTCAGCGAATAGGTGTTTAAATTATGAACAGGTCTATCCAATTTCTGAACAAGTCTCTATCTTTATCTATCTGCGTTCACTTGATAGGTGTTGCAATTGCAGCACTATCTATCATCGGCACAGTAGATAGACATGGCGATGCAATTGTCGCTGAATTCGTCTCGTTCCCAGAGACAAAACCTATGCTTGAACCACGTCGGAAACTCAAAGTGCCAACATTAACACAGATAGATTTCATTCGTTCACAGCCACAGCGTATCCAAACGATTTCAGAAGTCGCCCACACACCACAAAGCCAGACACAACTCGTTGTTGATACGCTCCCAGTTTCGACTGTTCATCAGACAACACCGATAGAAATTGGAATAGACGGTGTGAAAACGCTTCAGGGTAGTTTATCTCTTCGGGCTCCGGATCGTGGTTCACAGTCGATCCGTCTGACCTCCAAACAGATACCACGTCCAGAGTGGACATTGACACCAACCGTCATTGCGAGTGCTGAAGTCTCCGAACTCCCATCAGTTCCAGCACTGCGGAACGAACCGACACAAGATGCCCGGTTTTTTCGTAAAGTGGACCCTATATATCCCGAATCTGCTCGCCTTTCCCACAAGGAGGGACTCGTTGTGCTTGAAGCGACAATCGGTACAGATGGTATAGCGAGAAACATCAAAGTTATCAAGGTGATCGAGGTTAGTGGGTTAGGCTGTGAAGAAGCGGCAATTACGGCACTCAAAGCGTCCCGATTCGTGCCAGCGAAACAGGGCAAAGAGGTTGTCAGTCAGCGTCTCCGTATTCCGTACCGTTTTCAGTTTAAAAGTTAGATACCTCCGCGGCGATCTCCTATCCAACGTCGTAAACTTCACATGTGTCTTCCGTTGCGTCAAGACAAAAATACTTGCACTATCAACACATCCCACCTATAATCTTCACTATCGAATTTAATGATATGGAGAATATTTCCGCCATTGCCAAGGAGACAAACTATGGATATTCGACTTAACGATAAAGTGGCTGTGATTACTGGGGCATCTACTGGTATTGGCGCTGCAACGGCGATTGAATATGCTAAAGCAGGCGCGAAAGTCGTTTTCGGCGACATCAATGAAGAAGGTGCTCAGAAAACACTCGATACAATCGGTGAGGCAGATGGGATTGCTAAGTTTCAACGTACCGATGTCACCGTCGAAACGGAAGTGGCGGATTTGATGGAAACCGCTGATAGGGAATACGGTGGGATTGACCTCTTGATAACTTCCGCAGGTGTTCTGCGTGGACCGAGCGTCCGCATCGATGATTTTGAAGCTGCAACCTTTGATTCAGTTATCGACGTGAATCTCAAAGGCACTTTTTTTGCTCTCAAACATGCTGTCCCAATAATGAAACGAGGCGGTGGTGTTATTATGTGTATCGCCTCTGGTGCCGGGGTTCGCGGTGGTAGTTCCTCGGTTGCTTATGCTTCCAGCAAGGGTGGTGTCAATGGTCTTGTAATGACGGTAGAAAATCAGGTTGCGTCAATGAACATCCGTATGCATACTATCTGTCCTGGCGGACTTGCGACCCCACTTAAACTCGGACAGATCGCAGAATCGGCGAAGCGGGATGGACAAGATCCAGATGCGGCGGTCGCTAATGCCCGCAACTCACTTGGTGATCCAGCAGGTGTCGCGCGGGTACTCACGTTCCTTGCTTCCGATGCAGGCTCATACACTCGCGGGCAGATTTTCACGAGATAATTTTTTAACGATTGGGTTTTCGCTCCGATTTTCCAGCTCCATATGCTAATCGCTATGCGGATTCCTGTGAAAATCGGGTCTTCGATGAATGTGAACGACATCAGCAGAAGTTAACGGACTTCAAGAATCTCCATCCATTGGTATTAGGATGAAAAGATATAGTCAAAGTTCAGCCACATACTTTTTGAATAACGATAGAAGATAACGGGGAAGATCGCTGAAAAGAGTGCCCACACACTTAAATTAACGTAGAAAGGAATAGAAGTTAACGCCTCAAATAGGAAATAGCTTGAAAAAGCGATAAGGACTGTCGCGCCGTAGTTAATGTACATCGCGCCGATAAAGTAACCGGATTCTCGTTCAAACTTCAATTCACATACTGCGCAATGGGTGCACATCCTGAAATATGTTTGAAACAGCGCGCCTTTACCGCATCGAGGGCATTTCAGTTGAAAACTGCATTTCAGAATTCTACCGAGTTTTTTAATTTTACCTTGCGGAGTCATAGCGGAAAGTTGCTAATGAAGTACCTTTCTTAAATCTGAAGAAACACCCAAGCAAAAACCCCTCCATTACATTACGGGCTCAGAGTTGCGTGTTAAAAAACACACAGATTTTCAAACCCAATCGTGAAGAAATGATTGCGTTAATAGGTGTTGTTATCCCAAAAGACTTTGAAGGTTCGGAGGAGTATTTTAAAATCGTTCCAGAAAGATAGATTCTCAATGTACTTCAAATCAACAGGGATGCCATCTCGGATTGATCCTTGTCGATGTGGACTTAGCTGCCAGAGACCTGTCATCCCGGGACGGACGAGGTGGCGTTGATTTTCCCACGACTCATAATGCTCGGCAAGAAAAGGCATTTCTGGACGCGGACCCACCAGACTCATTTCACCTTTTAGCACATTGAAAAGCTGGGGCAACTCATCCAAACTCGTTTTACGGAGCCATTTGCCGACCGGCGTAATGCGTTTGTCATCAATTGCACCGGGTTTCTCGGAATAGGAAGGCGTATCCACATGGAGACTCCGAAACTTGTGGATAATAAATAGTTCGTTTTTTAAACCAACTCGCTTGTGTGAGAAAAAGACGTCCCCGCGTGAAGTGAGCTTAATGAGAATGGCAATCAACACCATTAGAGGAGCAAAGATAATAATAAGGAAAAATGCAGCAATAGCATCAAACAAATGTTTGCCACGCGTTGCGTAGAAAGAGGAGAGTCGTTCCACAAGAGTCCCTGTTTTTGATATTTTTGGCGAAGCTTGCAAGCCCGTTCCGCTTGCATCTTTTCCTATCTGGTCTATGCTTCTTGATAGGAATGGCATGGTTAATTCCTCTATCGCGATCCAAATGTTAGGCGCAGGTTTGCGAGGTTACACTAACTTGCATAGCACTGCTCCCATAAAATTTTCAGGGCAATAAAAGTTAGTTCTGCTGGAGTTTTTCAAAAACATCAAGATATTGCTGTGCTATGATTTCCCAATTAAATCGTTTTCGGATCTGTTCTGGTGCGCGCTGTCGGAAATCTTCAACCTGTTCAGGATTTTGTTCCAACATCTGAATTTTTTCTGTGAGCGACGCGACGTTTTTATCAAAAAGCACTCCATAACGCCCACCTTCCAGCACTTCATCGTTGAAGGGCGTATTCAGTGCAAGAATACAATTAGAAAACCCTAACGCCTTTAGAATAGAAGGATTAATGCCACCGAATTGGTGTCCATGGACGTAGGCAAAGCAGTGATGGTGAAGTTCTTTAATGTGTTTAGAATCATTAATATGTCCGAGAAACTTGACGTTCTCGTTAGCAATGCTTTTTAACTTCGAAAGAAATTCGTTTTCGAGTTTGTTGCCTTTGTAATCAGCTCCACCGGCTATTGCGAGTTGTTTTTGGCTCTTTGCAGCAACGAATGCCTCTAAAATGAGGTCGGCATTGTTATCTGGAACGAGCCGACTGGCAATAAGATAATAATTCCGGGGTTCAAGCCCATAGGCGTCCAGAACTTCTGGATGTTCCGACGGTTCAATGTTCGCGCCATAAGCGATATAGGTAGTTTCTGCCCCTAACTCTTCAAGATAGAGCCGCTTCATTTCAGAAGCATCGGTAATAACAATTGGAAACGCAGCCGTCGCCATCTTTGCCGCCCACTTGAAGTAAACCGCACCAATCCCTTTCCATTTTGGGCGGAGCCATTCCATTCCATCAACGTTGATAACAGCGGTTTTACCTGCGATACGGAAGAACCATCCGAACGGACCATTGCCAGCGTTCCATGTCAAAATGACATCAGATGCGGCAACCGAAGCGTGCATCGTTGCG
This window encodes:
- a CDS encoding DUF983 domain-containing protein; protein product: MTPQGKIKKLGRILKCSFQLKCPRCGKGALFQTYFRMCTHCAVCELKFERESGYFIGAMYINYGATVLIAFSSYFLFEALTSIPFYVNLSVWALFSAIFPVIFYRYSKSMWLNFDYIFSS
- the lpxI gene encoding UDP-2,3-diacylglucosamine diphosphatase LpxI (LpxI, functionally equivalent to LpxH, replaces it in LPS biosynthesis in a minority of bacteria.) is translated as MEKLGIIAGTGELPVLLARAAVAHGRQPVIIQITKSDAQRFAGIECELHTYGVGQIQKIARTLLNSGVKEVVVIGKVEKNILLRPFQIDTTTLKILVQHRREKPSVIVNAALNHLESAGLTILTQDQYLQHLLPQPSVLTTRQPTASQWTDIELGINIARQIANMDIGQTVVVKNQIVLAMEAIEGTDATIQRGGNLGKQGIVVAKAAAENHDFRIDVPTVGMQTLKVLHQVKASVLAVEARRTFVMDADMLIQQADRWKIAIIAVES
- a CDS encoding glycosyltransferase, producing the protein MLGIRGLPATYSGLETIMGELAPRWVEAGHEVIVYCRKALFKERPAEWKGIKLVYLPSIEHKMFSTLSHSFLATMHASVAASDVILTWNAGNGPFGWFFRIAGKTAVINVDGMEWLRPKWKGIGAVYFKWAAKMATAAFPIVITDASEMKRLYLEELGAETTYIAYGANIEPSEHPEVLDAYGLEPRNYYLIASRLVPDNNADLILEAFVAAKSQKQLAIAGGADYKGNKLENEFLSKLKSIANENVKFLGHINDSKHIKELHHHCFAYVHGHQFGGINPSILKALGFSNCILALNTPFNDEVLEGGRYGVLFDKNVASLTEKIQMLEQNPEQVEDFRQRAPEQIRKRFNWEIIAQQYLDVFEKLQQN
- a CDS encoding Rdx family protein — encoded protein: MADALKQKYGAAIKTVDLIPGSGGAFEVSVNGTLLYSKLETGQFPTTEQITTAMDAAA
- a CDS encoding SDR family NAD(P)-dependent oxidoreductase, with amino-acid sequence MDIRLNDKVAVITGASTGIGAATAIEYAKAGAKVVFGDINEEGAQKTLDTIGEADGIAKFQRTDVTVETEVADLMETADREYGGIDLLITSAGVLRGPSVRIDDFEAATFDSVIDVNLKGTFFALKHAVPIMKRGGGVIMCIASGAGVRGGSSSVAYASSKGGVNGLVMTVENQVASMNIRMHTICPGGLATPLKLGQIAESAKRDGQDPDAAVANARNSLGDPAGVARVLTFLASDAGSYTRGQIFTR
- a CDS encoding sugar transferase gives rise to the protein MPFLSRSIDQIGKDASGTGLQASPKISKTGTLVERLSSFYATRGKHLFDAIAAFFLIIIFAPLMVLIAILIKLTSRGDVFFSHKRVGLKNELFIIHKFRSLHVDTPSYSEKPGAIDDKRITPVGKWLRKTSLDELPQLFNVLKGEMSLVGPRPEMPFLAEHYESWENQRHLVRPGMTGLWQLSPHRQGSIRDGIPVDLKYIENLSFWNDFKILLRTFKVFWDNNTY
- a CDS encoding TonB family protein; translation: MNRSIQFLNKSLSLSICVHLIGVAIAALSIIGTVDRHGDAIVAEFVSFPETKPMLEPRRKLKVPTLTQIDFIRSQPQRIQTISEVAHTPQSQTQLVVDTLPVSTVHQTTPIEIGIDGVKTLQGSLSLRAPDRGSQSIRLTSKQIPRPEWTLTPTVIASAEVSELPSVPALRNEPTQDARFFRKVDPIYPESARLSHKEGLVVLEATIGTDGIARNIKVIKVIEVSGLGCEEAAITALKASRFVPAKQGKEVVSQRLRIPYRFQFKS